In Streptomyces nojiriensis, one genomic interval encodes:
- a CDS encoding ABC transporter permease, with protein MNALIKLEIVRALRNKKYLFFTIMYPAALFLMLGGTLDGTTKVMGTELTMPAFYMVAMASFGALTAVLMGNSERIAKEREKGWVRQLRLTALPGRGYVLAKTAGAGVLSLPAILVVFAVAAAVKGVRFDAWQWLALTGSIWAGSLVFAALGVALGYLASGDNVRPITMLVYFSLSILGGLWMPTANFPQWLQNICEWLPTHAYAGLGQAIELGGAPRAGDVALLAVYFVLFTGAAAWLYRKDSLKA; from the coding sequence GTGAACGCCCTGATCAAGCTGGAGATCGTCCGCGCCCTGCGGAACAAGAAGTACCTCTTCTTCACGATCATGTACCCGGCCGCGCTGTTCCTGATGCTCGGCGGAACCCTCGACGGCACCACCAAGGTCATGGGCACCGAACTGACCATGCCCGCCTTCTACATGGTCGCCATGGCCTCCTTCGGCGCCCTGACCGCCGTCCTGATGGGCAACAGCGAACGCATCGCCAAGGAACGGGAGAAGGGCTGGGTCCGCCAGCTGCGCCTCACGGCCCTCCCCGGCCGCGGCTACGTCCTCGCCAAGACCGCGGGCGCCGGCGTGCTCTCGCTCCCCGCCATCCTGGTCGTCTTCGCGGTGGCGGCCGCCGTGAAGGGCGTACGGTTCGACGCCTGGCAGTGGCTCGCCCTCACCGGCTCCATCTGGGCCGGCAGCCTGGTCTTCGCGGCGCTCGGCGTCGCCCTCGGCTACCTGGCGAGCGGGGACAACGTCCGCCCCATCACGATGCTCGTCTACTTCTCCCTGTCGATCCTCGGCGGCCTGTGGATGCCCACCGCGAACTTCCCGCAGTGGCTCCAGAACATCTGCGAGTGGCTCCCCACCCACGCCTACGCGGGCCTCGGCCAGGCCATCGAGCTCGGCGGCGCGCCCCGGGCCGGGGACGTGGCGCTCCTCGCGGTCTACTTCGTACTGTTCACCGGTGCGGCCGCCTGGCTGTACCGCAAGGACTCACTGAAGGCATGA
- a CDS encoding ABC transporter ATP-binding protein yields the protein MTTTTATRTAKPTTDSVVSFENVTKSYGTVRAVDGLSLTLHPGETVALLGPNGAGKSSTLDLLLGLRPADSGSVRIFGTTPREAVAAGRVGAMLQSGGLMEEVTVREIVALGCALHPRPHPVDKVLSRAGIDKIADRRVDKLSGGQEQRVRFALATAGHNDLIVLDEPTTGMDVTARQSFWATMREQADQGRTVLFATHYLEEADAIADRVLVLSKGRLLADGTAAEIKAKAGARKISFDLPAAVGTDIEQLRALPFLTAFEHHGDTVRIQSRDADATVHAVYGLGLYPRNLEVAGLGLEQAFIALTEAEEATQ from the coding sequence ATGACGACGACGACCGCGACACGCACCGCGAAGCCCACCACCGACAGCGTGGTCAGCTTCGAGAACGTGACCAAGAGCTACGGCACGGTCCGGGCGGTCGACGGCCTCTCCCTCACGCTCCACCCGGGCGAGACCGTCGCGCTCCTCGGCCCCAACGGCGCCGGCAAGTCCTCCACCCTCGACCTCCTCCTGGGCCTGCGCCCCGCCGACTCCGGCTCCGTCCGGATCTTCGGCACCACCCCGCGCGAGGCCGTCGCCGCCGGCCGGGTCGGCGCGATGCTGCAGAGCGGCGGCCTGATGGAGGAGGTGACCGTACGGGAGATCGTCGCGCTCGGCTGCGCCCTGCACCCGCGGCCGCACCCGGTCGACAAGGTGCTCTCCCGGGCCGGCATCGACAAGATCGCCGACCGCCGGGTCGACAAGCTCTCCGGCGGCCAGGAACAGCGCGTGCGCTTCGCGCTCGCCACGGCCGGCCACAACGACCTGATCGTGCTCGACGAGCCGACCACCGGCATGGACGTCACCGCCCGCCAGTCCTTCTGGGCCACCATGCGGGAACAGGCCGACCAGGGCCGCACCGTCCTCTTCGCCACCCACTACCTGGAAGAGGCCGACGCGATCGCCGACCGGGTCCTGGTGCTCAGCAAGGGCCGGCTCCTCGCGGACGGCACCGCCGCCGAGATCAAGGCCAAGGCCGGGGCCCGGAAGATCTCCTTCGACCTGCCCGCCGCCGTCGGCACCGACATCGAGCAGCTGCGCGCGCTGCCCTTCCTGACGGCCTTCGAGCACCACGGCGACACCGTGCGCATCCAGTCCCGCGACGCCGACGCCACCGTCCACGCCGTGTACGGACTCGGTCTGTACCCCCGCAATCTGGAGGTCGCGGGCCTCGGCCTGGAACAGGCCTTCATCGCTCTCACCGAGGCCGAGGAGGCCACCCAGTGA
- a CDS encoding sensor histidine kinase, with protein MKPVALTKEDEDRDFPEIAKQPENRHQKMVKALWISVWLFYLSAPVADLADGGHGPAARVLAGLGLAVFVAWYLVLVFRTAHPMPVRRVLFSLAVLAAEAMVLSLALGREWLVLFVYVAISSGAALPPRYARWTVLVTTALLAVTANAVPDGTAYLAGLLIPALMGGFAMAGVRAMIRTTMELREARATVAQLAANEERLRMARDLHDLLGHSLSLITLKSELAGRMLPGQPEAAAQQVADIEQVSRQALVDVREAVSGYRRPTLPGELAGARTALAAAGVLADLPAPPADDLPEAAESALAWSLREAVTNVVRHSGAKRCRVTLETSQTLDGPVLELTVTDDGTSGVQGGPGNGLTGLTERLEALGGTLSAGAAGRTGFALTARVPLGSST; from the coding sequence ATGAAACCCGTGGCGCTGACGAAGGAAGACGAGGACCGGGACTTCCCCGAGATCGCCAAACAGCCCGAGAACCGTCATCAGAAGATGGTGAAGGCGCTCTGGATCAGCGTCTGGCTCTTCTACCTGAGCGCCCCCGTCGCCGACCTGGCCGACGGCGGGCACGGCCCCGCGGCCCGGGTGCTCGCCGGCCTGGGCCTCGCGGTCTTCGTCGCCTGGTACCTGGTGCTGGTCTTCCGCACCGCCCACCCGATGCCGGTCCGCCGGGTGCTGTTCTCCCTGGCGGTGCTCGCCGCCGAGGCCATGGTCCTGTCGCTGGCCCTGGGCCGCGAATGGCTCGTCCTCTTCGTCTACGTGGCCATCTCCTCCGGAGCCGCGCTGCCGCCCCGGTACGCCCGCTGGACCGTCCTCGTCACCACCGCCCTGCTGGCGGTCACGGCGAACGCGGTCCCGGACGGCACCGCCTACCTGGCGGGCCTGCTGATCCCGGCCCTGATGGGCGGATTCGCCATGGCCGGGGTCCGGGCGATGATCCGCACCACGATGGAGCTGCGCGAGGCCCGGGCCACCGTGGCCCAGCTCGCGGCCAACGAGGAGCGGCTGCGGATGGCCCGGGACCTGCACGACCTGCTGGGGCACTCGCTGTCGCTGATCACGCTGAAGAGCGAGCTGGCGGGCCGGATGCTGCCCGGGCAGCCGGAGGCGGCCGCCCAGCAGGTCGCCGACATCGAGCAGGTCAGCCGGCAGGCGCTGGTCGACGTACGCGAAGCGGTGAGCGGCTACCGGCGGCCCACCCTCCCCGGCGAACTCGCGGGCGCACGCACGGCCCTGGCCGCGGCGGGCGTCCTGGCCGACCTCCCGGCGCCCCCGGCCGACGACCTTCCGGAGGCGGCGGAATCGGCCCTGGCCTGGTCCCTGCGCGAAGCGGTGACGAACGTGGTGCGGCACAGCGGCGCGAAGCGCTGCCGGGTCACGCTGGAGACCAGCCAGACCCTCGACGGGCCGGTACTGGAACTGACCGTCACGGACGACGGCACGAGCGGCGTCCAGGGCGGCCCCGGCAACGGCCTGACCGGCCTGACGGAACGTCTGGAGGCCCTCGGCGGAACCCTGTCGGCGGGCGCCGCAGGCCGGACCGGCTTCGCCCTCACCGCCCGCGTCCCCCTAGGATCGAGCACATGA